The sequence TAGATAGATTAGAATCAAAATTAACACTTGCAGGTAAAATAAGCAGGTGAATAACGCTCGAATCGTGTCAGAGATGAGGATGTGGATACGAACGTGTGAATCAACGTTTTGATAAGATATTTGATAACAAATGGAAACCCATCTTATCGCATTTTTACAAgagataaaaagaattttttgtaTGAGCGCTTATGAGAGCACTAAACAAATTATCTTTGTTAATTGGTATTTTAAATTCCTTAATTATCTGTTTATTAATTctgtcaattatttgtattagtaaatatttaatatcttttacacgtattaaaatttgtttaattcgTTTTTGTAACTGCAGgcaaaagtaaaataaattatacttataatttaataataaataattattcaagTAAATATGACAAACGATTTGATTtagttaaaataaatttatacaagcatataataatatatgtacaagtttatataaaatacttcaTCCGAATTGTACACTATGATTTAAGgcgatttaaatatttaaaaattgaattttttgcGTGCTTGACATTGAATAATCGCCTAAAGAAATGTGGAAATCCAGAATGTAGTTGGAATTTGACGGTTCGGATATGAAGCAGATTATCGGGAGTGCAGGTCGAAGATTCAGGTGAGTATGGGTAGGATCTATGAAACAGAAAAGATTTATAGTcagttaatattttttaatcgcacatactaactttttattaaatagaaatCAAGGAAACCAAATTACAAGTAATAGATCATTACATAATAATCGtcgtaatatattaaattagtCGATACCAACAAGAAAAGATCTTCAACTAAATATCAAATGAGATACTTTCTCTAATACACGAAATAGATAGTTAAGATTAATGCCTTATATTAGAaggtttataataatattctatgTAGTTGTTCACTAAtcctttgaaatatttctatttaaattaaatatataaatatatcttaatTAACTTTCAAAATAGTTACATATACTTACGaactaaatttgtaaaataaatcaatagcTTAGTATgctttatatgtatgtataatgttTCAAAGGATCATGAGAAACAGTTACTGAAGCAGCATTTAAAATGTTGGTATCGACAGTTTATATGTTGActcgaataattaaatatattccaTCTGTTCTTTTCATACAATATTAAAGTAATTTTACGGCGAAAATAAAGCTCTATGCAACTTACGGATATAATTACCATCATAATGTAAATAGAAATAGCTGGCACATATACAAGGCTTTCCAAAACATCACGTTTCACAATACAAGCTCTTCTCTGCCTTAAAAGACAGTACTCGCATTGTTTCTTCCCCTCtcgttattttcttcgtttagtTTAGTTATCATTTTTACTTAATACattttctctccctttccttttttcctagAGATTGCAGTTTCCCTGGTATAATTGTgattttttcctttcattttTTTGTTTATGTATTCAGCACCACATGATTTCGAGGAAACGTTCGCGCAAACacatgttttcttttttttactttcCTGTCTCTGTCTGTACCCATTTTGTATGCACCCTGTTGGCGCAAGAATTCCAAAGTCGCCGCACTTTGTGGCGATTGCTTGACAACACTGCAATATGGTCGAAGAATATCAAATCTACTGATTTACAGCAGAAAAGATACACTTCGACATGTACAGTACTACGTGATCGTATATCTTTCATTAACACGCAAATTCTGtgctattatatatatatttgatagATATTCAACGAAAAGAACAAATCGATATAATGGAAAGAACATGCAGATAAAATGCATATGATGCGTATACATTAAATTGTtgattgtttttttttaaagctGACTACATTTCGGCGCGAGAGTGGAACATGAATTTGTGCATTAATGTTTCAAGTCGCGCACATACTGTACATATCCGGTACCGTAAAAATATcacaaagaaataattattcgaatgatcaatacaattttaatttgcatttatatttacGAGTAATCAGTTAATAGGATTAAACACCACCTAgtaacataaatttttacgtcgtttattaacatataaatataagcatataaataaacaaaaaatgcaatatataaataaattaaacttgTGTAGTGGtgtgtataaatataagaagtgtataaatataatagcAAATAAGACATCCTTGTAAAAAGAAAGTTTTCATTGGAATTCTGTTcctttaataaaataacggGGCAGttacataaataattattttaggttgtacatatattttaaaattggagtacgaaaaataaataaaatataataatatataaataaaacaagattatataacataatatcaaGTAAAAAACACAAAGCTGAACGTTGTTCTTAATATGTTAATCGTTCTTCGATTACTTCGTTGCATGCAATATATCTCAGAATGCATACTCCCGTTTCACGTGTATTAAGTTTCATACTCCTAGTTATATgcattcatttttaaatttacagaAACATGAATCCCTCGTCgcaaacaaatatattctattattacacCAAAGAAGtgtaaaattaaacaaaaagaaaaaataaatgtaagtaaTACTGCAAAACGCTTACGTTGTTTAATAAGTACTAATGTTCTCCGCAAATGTTCGTGACAACATCAAGTACTTTattatcgaataaatattatatataccaAAACAAAAACGGAGGATTcacaaaaacaattttttcctaTAAATATACGAAACAAATTATCGATAAAGAAAATTCCTTGACTGTAGATAATagaatgtataataataatttgtttataatttacatactACGTTAGAAGTATCTATAACATTGGACATTAATTGTCATAGGTTTCTGATCTAAATACGAATCTTTTTGTGCCTAAACTACAACCTATTTGCAATCAAAATCAtgtaatttcatttgaaatattgtattattgaATGGCATAATGATTTTTAAGATATTTGAAGGATAATGAATTTCTCTTTCATAAGGTTGGTGGCGTTATTACTCGATTGTATTCAGTGAAATGCATGTAGAATTAATAACTATTATTATCGTGTTTCTTAAACTCTATTGAGAAGTGTTTTCACGTTGGCTTAACGTATTGCTACCTTTTATTGGTTActttatttcttcattttaatttttctcatTCTTTATGCAGTGACAATACTTTTTCGCTTATTCAATATTTGACATTATTTTCTCCTTCCTTGTTTCTTTGTTTCAATAATTCAGTCAAACTGCGTTTTTGAGAAACGCCTTCTATTTTCATTGCAGAATTATAGAACTAAATGCATATATAGTATCCCGTGaccaaatattaattttatattcgtaaatattataatattatgtattatatataatatacatatatgtatttttattattatatattctatataacatcataaattaaattgtgtAATATATCTCAGAAATTTACGAAATTGTATACAAGAACAAGATCTTATTTGTTCATACATGCCTATATGATCGTATTTATTACGTTACTATGTGGTTACTCTACAGTAACAAATATCTCTAGCTGCGGAGCAATGACAGCGGCGTTTCTGTTAAAAGTTATCGCTTGTTAGAAGTGGTGttcatattaataaataaataccgCGAACATCATTGAACATatctttaatatatatattaatatatatattattatatataataatatatatatatattatatatatacataataaattaattgaatgtATTACCGAATAATCGTGTATCTTTTACGAACTAAATATTTTGGTTTAAATTTAGGTTTACCTTGTGGCTAGCTGATGGTATGATCCAAcgtaattttcttcgtttcgctTAGTGATGTAGAGGAAATATTCGTGGACGAAGATGATACACGGTCCTTTGATAGGCTACCGTTTGGATTTAATTTGGAACTTCCTTCACTGATCTCTTTTTTACTGTCGTGTTCCATTGTATTACTGTCAGCAGTTTTGCTTGTTTCGTGACCCTCGCTCTTTGTTTGCTCCTTGATATTTTCCCAAGTACGTACGTCGCTGTTCCTTTCTATAATACCCTCTTTAATCAGCACTTCTTTAAATATAGCTAAAGTTTTACGGAGTGTTATGCAGAAACCTCTAGACGCTGGTATTAATGGAAATTCTGGTAAAATTTTGTTATCTGGATAAAAgagtaattattaaaattatcgacTGCAAGTTTTCAtagattaaaaagaaagaaaaattacaacATACCAACGTCAGATATTTGTTTAAAAGTAGTAGGTGTTACTGGAGATAATGGGTGTTGATTATTATGTTGTTCAGAAATTTCCATCCACAACTCTAAACGTTGCAATAATTTGTTTGCATGCCTCTTGAAATGttcaataataatatctttaaatacaGGTGGTGGATGTTGTAATAACTTAGTCTGTGCTTGAACCAATTTTAGTACAACCATTTCATTGTACATTcttgaattttcttttccttgttGAGAGCCTTTTTGTTTATCGAATCCAGCTTCATTAAAATATGGTTCTGGTACGAGAATAAGGCCTTGAATCGAGACTATAACTTGCAAGAGAGTCGAGGAACTTGTCCACACTTCTGTTCCACGGCCAGACCATGTTCCAAGTAAGCTTACACAAACTTTACCATCCTCATACAGATTGGGATTTAACCTATCATTACAGTAAGAAATATAATGACAAAGTGGTGGAGCAGCAGGATAATCGGCAGATAATTGAaaatcaaaaagaaaaagaccaTCTTCGTATGGTGTTTTCTCAGGTCCACGAAACATTACAGAATATAAATCTATTCTATCTTCAAATCCCTTTACCCATATACCGGGTGGAAGTGAACTTTTTAAAAGTTTTAATTCCTTGGAAACAGTTCTGAAAAAGTTTGTAGGATCTGTAGGCTGAAACattgttaatttaaatttatgacTATCTGGTGCTGTTTCTTCTATAGAAAATCCTTCCCCTTCTGTATATATTGGTGGTGGAATTTCTATGGAATATTCTGATGGTTCTTGTAACAATTCTATacgtttttcttcttctttcttctgctTCTTCAAAGGAGACGATCCTTTTTCGGCATCGGATAATGACATCTTTGATAACCCGAATCGTCTAGAAACTTCTGCATGCGCTAGTACAAGTTGAGCTTTTATTAAAGTGCACAATTTAACGCAAACTTGAGAACTAGCCACGTGAGAACTTGTTATGTGCATCTGAGTTTTGGAAGTTTTATTCATTTCTGATTTCTCTATTGAACGATCAGGTACATTGTTCACATCCTCGCTAAGTAGAAATTCGCCACTTGAGTCACTCGAACCCGACTCtttctttgaattttctgCAGAATACAATCCAGAATCTTCAGGATTAGGATtaacattaataaataaacgattaaTTGATTCTTCACCTTTTACGTTCTGTTTATTGCTGGGTTCGTCGTTTTTATGATCAATGGATTCTGTCATATCCGTTACAGTGGTAATGATCTTTTCACAAGGATTACTTCCTGATTGTATATTAttggaattttctatattgttcttttctatattttcttctgATCCATCAGATTTATGCGTAAATAATCTTGTTACTTGATCCGCCATACGTTGCGCTACATTTGCACGACCACGTTCACGGACTCTCTCCAGAAGTCCTTGAAAATGACATTCATGGAAGAAAGAGGTACCCATAAGTTTATCCATGTATCGACAATCTTTATAAACTTCTAATAATTTTCTCATAACTTCGGTTGTCTGAAGTGAGGGATTTTGAGTGAAAATCTCTTCCAGTCTAGACATTGCAATGCGAGCTTTTTCGATGTGTGCGGCTAGCTTtggttttatattttctaattctgTTTGTTCTGTACCATCGGTATCGGCGATATACCAGTCTTCCAATTCCGTTTCCCATGACGCGTCAGACGATACATCGTCCCAAAGTTCTCCTTCGTCACTATCATATTCACCTACTTTATACAAATCTTGAGGCCAACACATACTTACATGTCCATCAACCCACCACACTTTAACTCGTCCTTCCGGATAATTATCTAGCACTTGACCAGCAGTACATCCAGCATCTTCTCCTTCAAAATTAGCTATTCGAATTACTAATGTACCTGGTCTGTACTGAAAGTCTGGATGATCTTTTAAATCATATACACTGACTTCACGTTCTTCTAGTAAAGTTGGcctaacaaatatttatcaagtttaatattatatttttccaataaattcCATTAGTTACAATGAAAAATGTATCAGTAGTAAATATACTTACTGCGGACTTTGACTAGAAGTGTATGTTTTAAACCATTTTATTTTAGCTGTTCTACCCTGATGGTCAACACTTTGAACTACACCATACATTCTAGACTCTTCCTTTTGATCAACTACAAAATCACCAGGGAAGAATTCTTTATCATCTAAGTGATGAATCGGATAAAGTTGTGTTGATGGAATACCTAAAAGCAGAAATAGAagttatacaaattttatattactgAAAAGTAACACATCATCAAAACAgctatttataaaatttaccaAATTCTACTGAACCATCTTGCCATACAACATTAGCTTTTGTACTTGTAGATAATGTTTCCACAACAATTTTAGTCCCTGGAATCAATGGAACTGGTGGAATCTTCTTCTTTGCCTTGCataactttttctttttcagaaCCTTTGTCATTAAAGCTGggctttttttctttttacccATGGATGACATGCTAGAACATCCACTAGATACctggaaatattaaaatttattatcttcATTCATTATCTTACGTTTATCATTGACTAgatattaattgaaaaaattaataaaaaatcttaCTGAAGCACTGTCACTTTGCGATCCAGTATCTTCTGTATCCCAATCATCTGAACTTTCAGTATTCTGGTTTTGTACTGGAGGCATTAGAGTATTATTGCttgtaatattttgtaaattgttaatattattatgaGCATTCTCTTCTAATGTTTGCTGTTCATTAAGTTTATCTTTatccttctccttttttctatCTTCAACTGGCTTTGTCACACTGATATTTGGACGTGTTTTCTTTGGACTATGTTTAGGAACTTGAAAAATGTCTCTTTGTTGTTTTCTCCATTGTTCTCGTGTAATGACATTTTCATCacttttaattacataaaagTTTCGATCTCCCACTTGCACAGTAGATGGTTCAAAAACATTCAATAATTTTagtttcttcaaattttctcCTTCAACTACGAATTTTGGTTGAGCTTGATCTGACCAAGCACCATCCTTTGAATATGCTCTACACTGCCAATGCACTCCTACCCAATCTGTTTCTACCTTTTCTACAATTACCTTTGTTAGTTTCTGTGGTTTAGATTTTCTCTTTGCTTTCATTTcttttgtacatgtaatccaTTGTGCATCTTCTAGGCAGTGAACTGGTCCCCACAAACTTTGACCAGGATAAAATTCAGAAGAATGAGGAAAATCATTATCctaaaaaattttcattgtaattttaatcaaataattattctGGATTTAATTCTTACATTATCACGTCTCTCCTCTAATTGTCCTAAAACACGAGAATCTGTTTCATTTATGACACAACGAGATCCATCGGGTGTAGTAAGCCACAATTTAAAATTTGCCATTTTTATGCCACCAACCCATGAATCCATACAAACAGCTATATCCGTTGCAAATTCCTATAAACATAAACTATTAATCATGATGTATGAGTtactttgataaaaataacagCTATAAATGTATGATTACATACTTCCAAAGGAACTAAATCTTCGCTCCTAATATTGGTAAGCACTTGTTTAGTACCAATCACTTGAACACAGGCAGTAAGCTCAATATCCCTACAGTATCCTCTCTGTGTATCCTTTCCTTTGATCATCCGACGTACAACATCTCCTGGCATAAGTGTTCTATCTGCTAAATGTacctataaataaaaaaattcatttttagaAACCCTGATATTCTTGCAACAATAAACGGTTACAGTTATTATATCAGATATGGATTCAAATTTGAATGTAACATTTAATTGCAGATTCGTTGGTATGACAGGTGTCGCTTTTCATAGAATTAGAAACAAATACAATAAGAAAAAGGTAATAatgtaatgaaatattaataaccaATTTATATATAGTCTACTATTTTTAAGCGATGTATTTGCGTATTGtgttaattgttaaatacCTTCTTCGAGCTGACCAACTCCTCGATACCGGAGGGATGCCAGACCACGCGAATCTCGccctttttcctcttttgGCTCTCTTCGCTGTCAGAACTTTCTTCGGACAAATCTTGGTCGTCATTTTCCATAACAATTCCGAACACAACGTTACCTTTCTTATCCACACGATAGACGACATCCTCGTAAAAGTACTGACACTCTACGCCAAAGTTCGTAGCCATCTTTCCTCTAATCACTGAATACTCGCTCTCTGCCGACGACGGCTGACAGAAAGTTACACGGCGCAACGGTTACGGCGCACGTCGCAAGCAAGGAACTTGGCTCCGACCCCGAACCCGACCCCAACCCCGACTTAAAAACTACCGATTTTAGGTGCCTTTTGACTAGTTTTGATTGTTCTCACCGATCGAGATGTTATCGACTTTTCCCAAATCGAGAATTGTTCTCAATCTTTTCTCAATCGTCATTTCAAACCATAtgtcaaaatatatttttatctaatATGTACCTTATCAAGTATAcatttatacgtatttataaAGCACTTACGTATAGTTTGCGTATGAAATGTGTATATATGATACATGCACATATGTATGTAAAGTTTAGTTGataaatttatcttatttgGGAGCGGTTTCATGTACGATTTGACAGATGTATAGCTCATAATCATATGAAGTAACAAGGAATTAATGCTTTGCTTTTGTGAAAAAATAAGGATTCTTTAATGGAGttacttttttaatatattgagaaatataaaattcaatatatattaatattatttatatgtatcaaattaatatatgcgtaaattttaatgaatttattcaattttctgTATGTATACAGGATTGAttgtcaaataaatatatctatgtCTATAGtttgcaaatatttaataaacaataaaGAGTAATAccttatttaattaaataaatataattatattatatttattcaattatacataaatatttttactttatttcaaaaaatgaaacaatcaattttatttactttttcaaGAAACTATTTAGTTTCAACATGAttggaacaatttttattagaaaggAATATTTCTcaaggaataaaataaatagagaGCATAATTCATTTGGAATTGACTAGATATGTGAatagaaacattttaggaacatattattacataaaGTCCGATTTGAATGTCAAAGAATAATTCTGTATAAATCTCTCTCGTTTAAAATCATTAAACTGCGAAATGAGTGCGTTGGAATCCTTGACCCAAACTTTGTAATATAGTTTGCACTTCGCTTTCATTTTGATGATAAAAGACATATGCATCAAATTTGGTTGCTAAATTGCAATTAGTGTCtctgtaaaataaattaaaagcttataaattccataaaatggtttaatattaattattattattttttacattaaaa is a genomic window of Bombus huntii isolate Logan2020A chromosome 1, iyBomHunt1.1, whole genome shotgun sequence containing:
- the LOC126865380 gene encoding (E3-independent) E2 ubiquitin-conjugating enzyme UBE2O isoform X1 produces the protein MATNFGVECQYFYEDVVYRVDKKGNVVFGIVMENDDQDLSEESSDSEESQKRKKGEIRVVWHPSGIEELVSSKKVHLADRTLMPGDVVRRMIKGKDTQRGYCRDIELTACVQVIGTKQVLTNIRSEDLVPLEEFATDIAVCMDSWVGGIKMANFKLWLTTPDGSRCVINETDSRVLGQLEERRDNDNDFPHSSEFYPGQSLWGPVHCLEDAQWITCTKEMKAKRKSKPQKLTKVIVEKVETDWVGVHWQCRAYSKDGAWSDQAQPKFVVEGENLKKLKLLNVFEPSTVQVGDRNFYVIKSDENVITREQWRKQQRDIFQVPKHSPKKTRPNISVTKPVEDRKKEKDKDKLNEQQTLEENAHNNINNLQNITSNNTLMPPVQNQNTESSDDWDTEDTGSQSDSASVSSGCSSMSSMGKKKKSPALMTKVLKKKKLCKAKKKIPPVPLIPGTKIVVETLSTSTKANVVWQDGSVEFGIPSTQLYPIHHLDDKEFFPGDFVVDQKEESRMYGVVQSVDHQGRTAKIKWFKTYTSSQSPQPTLLEEREVSVYDLKDHPDFQYRPGTLVIRIANFEGEDAGCTAGQVLDNYPEGRVKVWWVDGHVSMCWPQDLYKVGEYDSDEGELWDDVSSDASWETELEDWYIADTDGTEQTELENIKPKLAAHIEKARIAMSRLEEIFTQNPSLQTTEVMRKLLEVYKDCRYMDKLMGTSFFHECHFQGLLERVRERGRANVAQRMADQVTRLFTHKSDGSEENIEKNNIENSNNIQSGSNPCEKIITTVTDMTESIDHKNDEPSNKQNVKGEESINRLFINVNPNPEDSGLYSAENSKKESGSSDSSGEFLLSEDVNNVPDRSIEKSEMNKTSKTQMHITSSHVASSQVCVKLCTLIKAQLVLAHAEVSRRFGLSKMSLSDAEKGSSPLKKQKKEEEKRIELLQEPSEYSIEIPPPIYTEGEGFSIEETAPDSHKFKLTMFQPTDPTNFFRTVSKELKLLKSSLPPGIWVKGFEDRIDLYSVMFRGPEKTPYEDGLFLFDFQLSADYPAAPPLCHYISYCNDRLNPNLYEDGKVCVSLLGTWSGRGTEVWTSSSTLLQVIVSIQGLILVPEPYFNEAGFDKQKGSQQGKENSRMYNEMVVLKLVQAQTKLLQHPPPVFKDIIIEHFKRHANKLLQRLELWMEISEQHNNQHPLSPVTPTTFKQISDVDNKILPEFPLIPASRGFCITLRKTLAIFKEVLIKEGIIERNSDVRTWENIKEQTKSEGHETSKTADSNTMEHDSKKEISEGSSKLNPNGSLSKDRVSSSSTNISSTSLSETKKITLDHTIS
- the LOC126865380 gene encoding (E3-independent) E2 ubiquitin-conjugating enzyme UBE2O isoform X2; protein product: MATNFGVECQYFYEDVVYRVDKKGNVVFGIVMENDDQDLSEESSDSEESQKRKKGEIRVVWHPSGIEELVSSKKVHLADRTLMPGDVVRRMIKGKDTQRGYCRDIELTACVQVIGTKQVLTNIRSEDLVPLEEFATDIAVCMDSWVGGIKMANFKLWLTTPDGSRCVINETDSRVLGQLEERRDNDNDFPHSSEFYPGQSLWGPVHCLEDAQWITCTKEMKAKRKSKPQKLTKVIVEKVETDWVGVHWQCRAYSKDGAWSDQAQPKFVVEGENLKKLKLLNVFEPSTVQVGDRNFYVIKSDENVITREQWRKQQRDIFQVPKHSPKKTRPNISVTKPVEDRKKEKDKDKLNEQQTLEENAHNNINNLQNITSNNTLMPPVQNQNTESSDDWDTEDTGSQSDSASVSSGCSSMSSMGKKKKSPALMTKVLKKKKLCKAKKKIPPVPLIPGTKIVVETLSTSTKANVVWQDGSVEFGIPSTQLYPIHHLDDKEFFPGDFVVDQKEESRMYGVVQSVDHQGRTAKIKWFKTYTSSQSPQPTLLEEREVSVYDLKDHPDFQYRPGTLVIRIANFEGEDAGCTAGQVLDNYPEGRVKVWWVDGHVSMCWPQDLYKVGEYDSDEGELWDDVSSDASWETELEDWYIADTDGTEQTELENIKPKLAAHIEKARIAMSRLEEIFTQNPSLQTTEVMRKLLEVYKDCRYMDKLMGTSFFHECHFQGLLERVRERGRANVAQRMADQVTRLFTHKSDGSEENIEKNNIENSNNIQSGSNPCEKIITTVTDMTESIDHKNDEPSNKQNVKENSKKESGSSDSSGEFLLSEDVNNVPDRSIEKSEMNKTSKTQMHITSSHVASSQVCVKLCTLIKAQLVLAHAEVSRRFGLSKMSLSDAEKGSSPLKKQKKEEEKRIELLQEPSEYSIEIPPPIYTEGEGFSIEETAPDSHKFKLTMFQPTDPTNFFRTVSKELKLLKSSLPPGIWVKGFEDRIDLYSVMFRGPEKTPYEDGLFLFDFQLSADYPAAPPLCHYISYCNDRLNPNLYEDGKVCVSLLGTWSGRGTEVWTSSSTLLQVIVSIQGLILVPEPYFNEAGFDKQKGSQQGKENSRMYNEMVVLKLVQAQTKLLQHPPPVFKDIIIEHFKRHANKLLQRLELWMEISEQHNNQHPLSPVTPTTFKQISDVDNKILPEFPLIPASRGFCITLRKTLAIFKEVLIKEGIIERNSDVRTWENIKEQTKSEGHETSKTADSNTMEHDSKKEISEGSSKLNPNGSLSKDRVSSSSTNISSTSLSETKKITLDHTIS